Proteins found in one Leguminivora glycinivorella isolate SPB_JAAS2020 chromosome 22, LegGlyc_1.1, whole genome shotgun sequence genomic segment:
- the LOC125237874 gene encoding zinc finger protein 782-like has protein sequence MSLASEDAVCVKIEPGEECLKPESGEMCVKTEPVEVSVKIEPVEICVEIVPEEMCGMMEPGESSMEERDCEDGEWHEECADTEAGMYTDYENEYALCPEEWDQAGTLQVCSDGSAGEQSGQESHTTQHSMTHSEDKPFKCSYCEYTCKRKENLITHRRMHTGEKPYKCVFCDFKCTQKNNLRNHERTHTGDKPFQCRHCGYKCSRKSHLDMHMMIHTDSKPFKCSECDYRCRQMGTLRVHQRVHTDEKPYSCSHCDYKCRDSSTLRDHERTHTGEKPFECSLCDYKCCDKSNLRKHNLKHTGEKPFSCDSCDYKCSVKSYLKRHQMKHTGEKPYKCSHCDYKCITSSDLRNHERTHTGDKPFQCTQCEYKCSNKTSLRKHVMIHNEVRPFSCSQCDYTCNRKSSLQRHQMKHTT, from the exons ATGTCTCTAGCTTCAGAAGACGCTGTTTGTGTGAAGATAGAGCCCGGAGAGGAGTGTCTGAAACCAGAGTCTGGCGAGATGTGTGTAAAGACAGAGCCCGTAGAGGTGTCTGTGAAGATAGAGCCTGTCGAGATCTGTGTGGAGATAGTGCCTGAAGAGATGTGCGGGATGATGGAGCCCGGGGAATCGAGCATGGAGGAGCGGGATTGTGAAGACGGGGAGTGGCATGAAGAGTGTGCGGACACTGAAGCCGGGATGTACACTGACTATGAGAATGAGTATGCGCTGTGCCCTGAGGAGTGGGACCAAGCAGGCACATTACAAG TGTGTTCGGACGGCAGCGCTGGAGAACAAAGCGGTCAGGAATCCCACACAACACAACACTCGATGACACACTCTGAAGACAAGCCATTTAAATGTAGCTACTGCGAATACACGTGCAAGCGTAAAGAAAACTTAATAACACATCGGAGAATGCACACTGGCGAAAAGCCATACAAGTGTGTTTTTTGCGACTTCAAGTGCACTCAGAAAAATAACTTAAGGAATCATGAAAGGACTCACACTGGGGACAAACCTTTCCAGTGTCGCCACTGTGGTTACAAATGCAGTCGGAAATCACACCTAGACATGCACATGATGATACACACTGACTCAAAGCCATTTAAATGTAGCGAATGCGACTACAGGTGCAGGCAGATGGGAACCTTACGAGTTCACCAAAGAGTACACACTGATGAGAAGCCGTACAGTTGTAGTCATTGCGACTACAAGTGCAGAGACAGTTCAACGTTACGAGATCACGAAAGGACACATACTGGCGAAAAGCCCTTTGAGTGCAGCCTTTGTGATTACAAATGCTGTGACAAATCAAACTTACGGAAGCACAATTTGAAACACACTGGTGAGAAGCCTTTCAGTTGTGACTCCTGTGATTACAAATGCAGTGTTAAATCTTACTTGAAAAGGCATCAGATGAAACACACCGGAGAGAAACCTTACAAGTGTAGTCATTGCGACTACAAGTGCATAACTAGTTCGGACTTAAGAAATCATGAAAGGACACATACTGGCGATAAGCCTTTTCAGTGTACCCAGTGCGAGTACAAATGCAGTAATAAAACGAGTCTACGGAAACATGTGATGATACATAATGAAGTGAGGCCATTCAGTTGTAGCCAGTGCGACTATACATGCAATAGGAAATCAAGCCTTCAACGACACCAGATGAAGCATACTACATAA